The proteins below are encoded in one region of Amycolatopsis magusensis:
- a CDS encoding ABC transporter substrate-binding protein, whose amino-acid sequence MGTGARRAVTAVLVVALTVALGGCSAFETNPQATPAAPERDTLRVGVGNPIESAPLRMAVAEGLFTRAGLKVELVEQAGADEGLGQLAAGELDVAFGRDVALFKAAGNGVALQLQGEAYTAGAGTMALVTLPGSAYNSPTAKRAPTIAVDTLDGLGTLTTRSVLATAGVEAGRIKFTQRGADEMMSTLRDGDADAAWLVEPQITLAQQEFGAKVLADTARGATLEFPVSAYASNAVFAQANPRTLALFRSLLSQAQQKAADPAIVRQALPSFAGINANTAALVSLGSYPSSLSGVRLQRVADLMHSAGVLKQRLDVQALIPAAN is encoded by the coding sequence ATGGGCACCGGAGCGCGGCGAGCCGTCACGGCAGTGCTGGTCGTGGCGCTGACGGTCGCGCTCGGTGGCTGTTCGGCCTTCGAAACAAACCCGCAGGCCACCCCGGCCGCGCCCGAACGTGACACTCTCCGTGTTGGTGTTGGTAACCCGATCGAGAGTGCCCCGCTCCGAATGGCAGTAGCCGAAGGCCTGTTCACCCGGGCCGGGCTCAAGGTGGAACTGGTCGAGCAGGCCGGCGCCGACGAAGGACTCGGCCAGCTGGCCGCCGGTGAGCTGGACGTCGCCTTCGGCCGTGACGTCGCGTTGTTCAAGGCCGCCGGAAACGGTGTGGCGCTTCAACTCCAGGGCGAGGCGTACACCGCGGGCGCGGGCACGATGGCGCTGGTGACGCTGCCCGGCTCGGCGTACAACTCGCCCACCGCCAAGCGTGCGCCGACGATCGCGGTGGACACCCTGGACGGGCTCGGCACGCTCACCACCCGCTCGGTGCTGGCCACCGCGGGGGTGGAGGCCGGCCGCATCAAATTCACCCAGCGTGGCGCCGACGAGATGATGTCCACATTGCGGGACGGCGACGCCGACGCGGCCTGGCTGGTCGAGCCGCAGATCACCTTGGCGCAGCAGGAGTTCGGCGCGAAGGTGCTCGCCGACACCGCCCGCGGCGCGACGCTCGAGTTCCCGGTGTCCGCCTACGCGTCGAACGCCGTGTTCGCCCAGGCCAACCCGCGCACGCTGGCGTTGTTCCGCTCACTGCTGAGCCAGGCGCAGCAGAAGGCCGCGGACCCGGCCATCGTGCGGCAGGCGCTGCCGTCGTTCGCCGGCATCAACGCGAACACCGCCGCGCTGGTCTCGCTGGGCAGCTACCCGAGCTCGCTGAGCGGCGTGCGGCTGCAACGGGTCGCGGACCTCATGCACAGCGCGGGCGTGCTGAAACAACGCTTGGACGTGCAAGCGTTGATCCCGGCGGCCAACTAG
- a CDS encoding copper homeostasis protein CutC — protein sequence MSRDQGLLEVIALDARDAEQAQLGGADRVELVTDMALDGLTPSDAVVREVLAATDLPVRVMLRESGSFLAANLDALRARANELLALGAKEFVLGFLTEEGRVDELATRALVRDLQGASWTFHRAVDNARDVRGAYARAARLGCDTILTAGHADGVTEGARVLEQLASHEEPPMLMAGGGLRADHVARLREAGVRAFHVGSGVRPLGWVEPVDADAVRRWSELVHG from the coding sequence GTGAGCCGCGACCAGGGGTTGCTGGAAGTGATCGCGCTCGACGCGCGGGACGCCGAACAGGCCCAGCTCGGCGGCGCCGACCGCGTCGAACTGGTCACCGACATGGCGCTCGACGGGCTCACCCCGTCCGACGCGGTGGTGCGCGAGGTGCTCGCCGCGACCGACCTGCCGGTGCGGGTGATGCTGCGCGAGTCCGGTTCCTTCCTGGCGGCCAATCTGGACGCCCTGCGGGCTCGCGCGAACGAGCTGCTGGCCTTGGGCGCCAAGGAGTTCGTGCTCGGCTTCCTCACCGAGGAGGGCAGGGTCGACGAACTGGCCACCCGCGCGCTCGTGCGGGATCTCCAGGGCGCGAGCTGGACCTTCCACCGCGCGGTCGACAACGCTCGTGACGTGCGCGGTGCCTACGCGAGGGCCGCGCGCCTCGGCTGCGACACCATCCTCACCGCCGGGCACGCCGACGGGGTCACCGAAGGTGCCCGCGTGCTCGAACAGCTGGCCTCGCACGAAGAACCGCCGATGTTGATGGCGGGTGGCGGCCTGCGCGCGGACCACGTGGCGCGGTTGCGCGAGGCCGGGGTGCGGGCGTTCCACGTCGGGTCCGGGGTGCGGCCCCTCGGCTGGGTGGAGCCGGTCGACGCCGACGCCGTGCGCCGGTGGTCGGAGCTAGTCCACGGCTGA
- a CDS encoding DUF72 domain-containing protein, giving the protein MTADIRIGTSGWRYGPWRGKFYPKGLVQRRELEYLSHRFNTAELNGSFYSLQRPERYRTWFTETPDDFVFAVKGGRFITHMKQLRDVRTPLANFFASGVLALGHKLGPFLWQLPPRLAFDAERLTEFFDQLPRTTRAAAALAKEHDDKLKGEAHTSPGRNRTLRHALEVRHPSFESDEAVELLRKHKIGLVVADSAGNWPLMEDVTADFVYVRLHGDEELYASGYSEKVLKQWATKVRAWHRKDLDVYVYFDNDIKVKAPGDATHLGDLLGLDLTTPEQATD; this is encoded by the coding sequence GTGACGGCGGACATCAGGATCGGCACCTCGGGCTGGCGGTACGGGCCGTGGCGGGGCAAGTTCTACCCGAAGGGCCTGGTGCAGCGGCGGGAGCTGGAGTACCTGTCGCACCGGTTCAACACGGCCGAGCTGAACGGCTCGTTCTACTCGTTGCAGCGCCCGGAGCGGTACCGCACCTGGTTCACCGAGACCCCGGACGACTTCGTGTTCGCGGTCAAGGGCGGCCGGTTCATCACGCACATGAAGCAACTGCGCGACGTCCGCACGCCGCTGGCGAACTTCTTCGCCAGCGGCGTGCTGGCGCTGGGTCACAAGCTCGGCCCGTTCCTGTGGCAACTCCCGCCGCGCCTGGCCTTCGACGCCGAACGGCTCACGGAGTTCTTCGACCAGCTGCCACGCACCACCCGCGCCGCCGCGGCCCTCGCCAAGGAACACGACGACAAGCTCAAAGGCGAGGCCCACACCTCCCCGGGCCGCAACCGCACGCTGCGCCACGCGCTGGAGGTGCGGCACCCGAGCTTCGAGTCCGATGAGGCCGTCGAGCTGCTGCGAAAGCACAAGATCGGCCTGGTGGTCGCGGACAGCGCCGGCAACTGGCCCCTGATGGAGGACGTCACCGCCGACTTCGTCTACGTCCGCCTCCACGGCGACGAGGAGCTCTACGCCAGCGGCTACTCGGAGAAGGTCCTCAAGCAGTGGGCCACAAAGGTCCGCGCTTGGCACCGGAAGGACCTGGACGTCTACGTGTACTTCGACAACGACATCAAAGTCAAAGCCCCCGGCGACGCCACCCACCTCGGAGACCTGCTCGGCCTCGACCTGACCACCCCGGAGCAAGCCACCGACTGA
- a CDS encoding DNA repair helicase XPB, whose translation MTDGPLIVQSDKTVLLEVDHPRAEDARIAIAPFAELERAPEHVHTYRVTPLALWNARAAGHDAEQVVDALTSYSRFPVPQPLLIDVVDTMARFGRLQITNHPAHGLVMTTTDRAVLEEVSRSKKIAPMLGSRLDPDTVAVHPSERGRLKQMLLKAGWPAEDLAGYVDGEAHQIDLDENGWQLREYQRQAAQAFFKGGSGVVVLPCGAGKTLVGAAAMAHAKATTLILVTNTVAGRQWKRELIARTSLTEDEIGEYSGEKKEVRPVTIATYQVITRKSKGEYKHLELFDTRDWGLVVYDEVHLLPAPVFRMTADLQSRRRLGLTATLVREDGREGDVFSLIGPKRYDVPWRDIEAQGWIAPAECVEVRVTLTDNERLLYATAEPEERYKLAATANTKTPVIKSIVDKHRGEPTLIIGAYLDQLEMLGAELDAPVIQGSTRNKEREELFDKFRRGELATLVVSKVANFSIDLPEASVAIQISGTFGSRQEEAQRLGRLLRPKADGRQAHFYSVVARDTVDTEYAAHRQRFLAEQGYAYTIRDADDLR comes from the coding sequence GTGACCGATGGCCCGCTGATCGTCCAGTCCGACAAGACCGTGCTCCTCGAGGTCGACCATCCGCGTGCCGAGGACGCCCGGATCGCCATCGCGCCCTTCGCCGAGCTCGAACGCGCCCCCGAACACGTGCACACCTACCGGGTGACCCCGCTGGCGCTGTGGAACGCCCGCGCCGCCGGGCACGACGCCGAGCAGGTGGTCGACGCGCTGACCTCCTACTCGCGCTTCCCGGTGCCGCAGCCGCTGCTGATCGACGTGGTCGACACGATGGCCCGCTTCGGCAGGCTCCAGATCACCAACCACCCGGCACACGGCCTGGTGATGACCACCACCGACCGCGCGGTGCTCGAAGAGGTCTCCCGCAGCAAGAAGATCGCCCCGATGCTGGGCAGCAGGCTGGACCCGGACACGGTGGCCGTGCACCCGTCCGAGCGCGGGCGGCTCAAGCAGATGCTGCTCAAGGCGGGCTGGCCCGCCGAGGACCTGGCCGGGTACGTCGACGGCGAGGCGCACCAGATCGACCTCGACGAGAACGGCTGGCAGCTCCGCGAGTACCAGCGCCAGGCCGCGCAGGCCTTCTTCAAGGGCGGGTCCGGCGTGGTCGTGCTGCCGTGCGGCGCGGGCAAGACCCTGGTCGGCGCGGCGGCGATGGCGCACGCCAAGGCGACCACGCTGATCCTGGTGACCAACACCGTGGCCGGGCGCCAGTGGAAGCGCGAGCTGATCGCGCGGACCTCGCTGACCGAGGACGAGATCGGCGAGTACTCCGGGGAGAAGAAGGAGGTCCGCCCGGTCACCATCGCCACCTACCAGGTGATCACCCGCAAGTCGAAGGGCGAGTACAAGCACCTGGAGCTGTTCGACACGCGTGACTGGGGCCTGGTGGTCTACGACGAGGTACACCTGCTGCCCGCGCCGGTCTTCCGGATGACCGCCGACCTGCAGTCGCGGCGTCGGCTGGGGCTGACCGCGACGCTGGTGCGCGAGGACGGCCGTGAAGGTGACGTCTTCTCGCTGATCGGCCCGAAGCGCTACGACGTGCCGTGGCGCGACATCGAGGCGCAGGGCTGGATCGCGCCCGCCGAATGCGTCGAGGTCCGGGTCACGCTGACCGACAACGAGCGCCTGCTCTACGCCACCGCGGAACCCGAGGAGCGGTACAAGCTCGCGGCCACCGCGAACACCAAGACCCCGGTGATCAAGTCCATTGTGGACAAGCACCGCGGCGAGCCGACGCTGATCATCGGGGCCTACCTGGACCAGCTGGAGATGCTCGGCGCCGAGCTGGACGCGCCGGTGATCCAGGGGTCGACCAGGAACAAGGAGCGGGAGGAGCTGTTCGACAAGTTCCGCCGCGGCGAGCTGGCCACGCTGGTGGTGTCGAAGGTGGCGAACTTCTCGATCGACCTGCCCGAGGCGTCGGTGGCGATCCAGATTTCGGGCACCTTCGGCTCGCGGCAGGAGGAGGCGCAGCGACTGGGGCGCCTCCTGCGCCCGAAGGCCGACGGCCGCCAGGCGCACTTCTACTCGGTCGTCGCGCGGGACACCGTCGACACGGAGTACGCCGCGCACCGGCAGCGCTTCCTGGCCGAGCAGGGCTACGCGTACACGATCCGGGACGCCGACGACCTGCGCTGA
- a CDS encoding helix-turn-helix domain-containing protein, translating to MSHGRHFVRSVARAMAVLHAFSADRPELTLSEAAKATGLDRATARRLLLTLTELGYLTRHNRLFRLAPRTMEVGRAYLAGQAKLAEDHQS from the coding sequence ATGTCCCACGGCCGACACTTCGTCCGGTCCGTCGCCAGAGCCATGGCGGTGCTGCACGCGTTCAGCGCGGACAGACCCGAGCTGACCCTGAGCGAAGCGGCCAAGGCCACCGGCCTGGATCGGGCGACGGCGCGCCGGTTGTTGCTCACGTTGACCGAGCTCGGCTACCTCACGCGCCACAACCGCCTCTTCCGGCTCGCCCCGCGCACCATGGAAGTCGGCCGCGCCTACCTGGCCGGCCAGGCCAAACTGGCCGAGGATCACCAGTCGTAG
- a CDS encoding zinc-dependent alcohol dehydrogenase has protein sequence MRAVVLTGPSRLEAIELDPPECGPHEVLLSMSALGVGDQDVAAFRGRRPVGSLPWVLGRQGVGEIAAIGERVTRPYRLGQQVVVEPDFCCRGCRACAAWFSSACAERESIGLDRPGLLAEFVAVPAHFTWPAPRAVPHEDLVCVEPLAEAVAATRRAAVQPRQRALLLGADTRGLFLCLVLRARGLEVIVRDPVTERLDLACSLGALPWTAGDDEFDVVFDNSGKRTALAEGIGGLLPGGTVMVLTGAAAPLDNAEVLKRQLIVRGSRGYDHPTDFPATVDALASGEFAPGKLARRRYSLQRANRAFEEAAVNVAKPWLSYDW, from the coding sequence ATGAGGGCCGTCGTGCTGACCGGTCCGAGCAGGCTCGAGGCGATCGAGCTGGATCCGCCGGAGTGCGGTCCCCACGAGGTGCTGCTGAGCATGAGCGCGCTCGGGGTCGGTGACCAGGACGTGGCCGCCTTCCGCGGGCGGCGGCCGGTCGGTTCGCTGCCGTGGGTGCTGGGGCGGCAGGGCGTCGGGGAGATCGCCGCGATCGGTGAGCGGGTGACCCGGCCGTACCGGCTGGGGCAGCAGGTCGTGGTCGAGCCGGATTTCTGCTGCCGTGGTTGCCGTGCCTGTGCGGCCTGGTTCTCCTCGGCCTGCGCCGAACGGGAGTCGATCGGCCTGGACCGGCCCGGGCTGCTCGCCGAATTCGTCGCGGTGCCCGCGCACTTCACCTGGCCCGCGCCGCGTGCGGTGCCGCACGAGGACCTGGTCTGCGTCGAACCGCTGGCCGAAGCGGTGGCCGCCACGCGACGGGCGGCTGTCCAACCACGTCAGCGCGCGCTACTGCTCGGCGCGGACACCCGGGGCTTGTTCCTGTGCCTGGTGTTGCGGGCGCGTGGGCTCGAGGTGATCGTGCGCGACCCGGTCACCGAGCGCCTGGACCTGGCGTGCTCGCTGGGCGCCCTGCCGTGGACCGCGGGCGACGACGAGTTCGACGTGGTCTTCGACAACTCCGGCAAGCGCACGGCGCTGGCCGAGGGCATCGGCGGCCTCCTGCCCGGCGGCACGGTCATGGTGCTGACCGGCGCCGCCGCGCCACTGGACAACGCGGAGGTGCTGAAGCGGCAGCTGATCGTGCGCGGTTCCCGCGGTTACGACCACCCGACCGACTTCCCGGCCACCGTCGACGCGCTGGCCAGCGGCGAATTCGCCCCCGGCAAACTCGCGCGACGGCGGTATTCGCTGCAGCGGGCGAACCGGGCCTTCGAGGAGGCGGCGGTCAACGTGGCCAAGCCGTGGCTGTCCTACGACTGGTGA
- a CDS encoding MFS transporter produces the protein MGVQQETRTPLRYWLAVFSVTVGTFVIVTSQLLPVGLVPQIAVALGVSEGTVGLTLTVPGFVAAFAAPALTVAASRFDRRLILTGLSALLVAANLVSAIATDFTVLLIARILVGLSVGGFWAIAGGIAVRLVPEAVVGRATATIFAGVSTATVAGVPAGKLLGDLAGWRTAFAVLGVVALGVLIVQAFLLPALPAARTTKLGDLLSLFRHPEIRISFVAVFLLVIGHFSAYTFITPILRESGGTPPALITALLLAYGGAGFAGNFLGGTAAYRRPRRTLIVAAAGLGGSLLLFPIVGQTLPGLIALLLVWGTAYGAVPVSLQIWLGSAVPDRREIAGALFVTAFQVSISLGALFGGLWVDSLGTIGVLLFGGALTVLTSAGLLLVQRSAVD, from the coding sequence GTGGGCGTGCAGCAGGAAACCCGGACTCCGCTGAGGTACTGGCTCGCCGTGTTCTCGGTGACGGTCGGGACCTTCGTCATCGTCACCTCCCAACTGCTCCCGGTCGGGCTGGTGCCGCAGATCGCCGTGGCGCTCGGCGTCTCGGAGGGCACGGTCGGGCTGACGCTGACCGTGCCCGGGTTCGTCGCCGCCTTCGCCGCGCCCGCGCTGACCGTGGCCGCGAGCCGGTTCGACCGCAGGCTCATCCTCACCGGGCTGAGCGCGCTGCTGGTGGCCGCGAACCTGGTCAGCGCGATCGCGACGGACTTCACCGTGTTGCTGATCGCGCGCATCCTGGTCGGGCTGAGCGTCGGCGGGTTCTGGGCGATCGCGGGTGGGATCGCCGTGCGGCTGGTGCCGGAAGCGGTGGTCGGCCGGGCCACCGCGACGATCTTCGCCGGGGTGTCCACGGCGACCGTGGCGGGCGTGCCCGCCGGCAAGCTGCTCGGCGACCTCGCCGGGTGGCGCACGGCCTTCGCGGTGCTCGGCGTGGTCGCGCTCGGCGTGCTCATCGTGCAGGCGTTCCTGCTGCCCGCGCTGCCCGCCGCGCGCACGACGAAACTCGGCGACCTGCTCTCCCTGTTCCGCCACCCGGAGATCCGGATCAGCTTCGTCGCGGTGTTCCTGCTGGTGATCGGGCACTTCAGCGCGTACACCTTCATCACGCCGATCCTGCGCGAGTCCGGCGGCACCCCGCCCGCGCTGATCACCGCGCTGCTGCTGGCCTACGGCGGCGCGGGGTTCGCGGGCAACTTCCTCGGCGGCACCGCCGCCTACCGGCGACCACGCCGCACGCTGATCGTCGCGGCGGCCGGGCTCGGCGGTTCACTCCTGCTCTTCCCGATCGTGGGCCAGACGCTGCCCGGGTTGATCGCGCTGCTGCTGGTCTGGGGGACGGCTTATGGCGCGGTGCCGGTGAGCCTGCAGATCTGGCTGGGCAGCGCGGTGCCGGACCGCCGGGAGATCGCCGGGGCCCTGTTCGTCACCGCGTTCCAGGTGTCCATCTCGCTCGGCGCGTTGTTCGGCGGGCTGTGGGTCGACTCCCTCGGCACCATCGGCGTGCTGCTGTTCGGCGGCGCGCTCACCGTGCTCACCTCGGCCGGGCTGCTCCTGGTGCAGCGGTCAGCCGTGGACTAG
- a CDS encoding sensor histidine kinase: MNRRGNEPRKGYATDSTSAQSLTGDPGGRWRLRNWRLRTKLFAVLLIPTIAVITLVGLRVRLDLGEAGRLAEAATRVKVDTALAELTHRLQRERDLTVRFVATERKTGIDELRGQRDKVNESLGAFERVLSDTESGLAPEVAADFGRLRDQLAGLTGLRYAGEFSNFPPDSVLRSYSDLITATLTVGDQSAAEITDPGLSRLRLAVNALAKVKDTMSVKRAVLAEALAQGSLSVDRTRALLGAEAEFEAAREDFRQFATPEQRRMYDDTVLGMVVDNGNNMVESVLRRSETDQPLTGLDPIQWDIASTYTINLVRQVEDALQQSSQTRTDTLAADARASAIRDSAIVLGVVLFGGVLAVIVTRSLLRSLRILRRSALEVAEHRLPAAVEGILTDPEPPYPGSPSAPRIAPVPVFSKEELGQVARAFDAVHGEAVRLAGEQARLRENVNSMFVNLSRRSQELVERQLSVLDRMEADEQDPDILGGLFELDHLATRMRRNSENLLVLSGTDPAREVAGPVSADEIIGAALSEVEHYQRIELPAAPELTVRAEAVSDLVHVISELLENATAYSPPATTVSVVSLVLDDGGWRIDIVDRGSGMAEAEVRRTNARLADPPKVDVEVSRRMGLYVVARLSNRHNIDVRLANRRTGGMTATVVVPPELVSVSSPVSLLPPEPVAVLPSFSEPPAEIVVARPEPEPRYEPEPEPEPEPEPEPEPEPQFEPSWPDEAYDEPYEPDWPAYDPEPPEPRRPIDPPARAPVHEFEPPEWPTEDDVEVEDEAGIDGPTERMPAYAEVLTRWFRDAEGPGEEPAARHRRANAEQAVLTLSPDAVRGRMSSLQNGVERGRYVRDRQREKGLE; the protein is encoded by the coding sequence GTGAACCGTCGCGGAAACGAGCCCCGAAAGGGTTATGCGACGGATTCCACATCTGCGCAGAGTTTGACCGGGGACCCCGGCGGCCGGTGGCGGCTGCGCAACTGGCGGCTGCGCACGAAGCTGTTCGCCGTGCTGCTGATCCCGACCATCGCGGTGATCACGCTGGTCGGCCTGCGGGTGCGGCTGGATCTCGGCGAAGCGGGCAGGCTGGCCGAAGCGGCCACCCGGGTGAAGGTCGACACGGCACTCGCCGAGCTGACCCACCGCCTCCAGCGTGAGCGCGACCTCACCGTCCGCTTTGTCGCCACTGAGCGGAAAACCGGCATCGACGAGTTGCGCGGGCAGCGCGACAAGGTCAACGAATCGCTCGGGGCGTTCGAACGTGTGCTGAGCGATACCGAATCCGGCTTGGCCCCCGAGGTCGCCGCCGATTTCGGCCGACTGCGCGATCAGCTGGCCGGGCTGACCGGCCTCCGATATGCCGGGGAGTTCTCCAATTTCCCGCCGGATTCGGTGCTGCGGTCCTACAGCGACCTGATCACCGCCACGCTCACGGTCGGTGATCAATCCGCGGCCGAGATCACCGATCCGGGACTGTCCCGCCTGCGACTGGCAGTGAACGCGCTGGCCAAGGTGAAGGACACGATGTCGGTCAAGCGCGCGGTGCTCGCCGAAGCGCTGGCGCAGGGGTCGCTCAGCGTGGACCGCACGCGGGCGCTGCTCGGCGCGGAAGCCGAATTCGAGGCGGCGCGGGAGGATTTCCGCCAGTTCGCCACGCCGGAGCAACGCCGGATGTACGACGACACCGTGCTCGGCATGGTCGTGGACAACGGCAACAACATGGTCGAGTCGGTGCTGCGCCGGTCCGAGACCGACCAGCCGCTGACCGGTCTCGATCCCATTCAGTGGGATATCGCGTCGACCTACACCATCAACCTCGTGCGCCAGGTCGAGGACGCGCTGCAGCAGTCCAGCCAGACCCGCACCGACACGCTCGCCGCCGACGCCAGGGCCTCGGCCATCCGCGACTCGGCGATCGTGCTCGGCGTCGTGTTGTTCGGCGGGGTGCTCGCGGTGATCGTCACGCGCTCGCTGCTGCGGTCGCTGCGGATCCTGCGCCGCAGCGCGCTGGAGGTCGCCGAGCACCGGCTGCCCGCGGCCGTCGAAGGCATCCTCACCGACCCGGAACCGCCGTACCCCGGCTCGCCGTCGGCGCCGCGGATCGCGCCGGTCCCGGTGTTCAGCAAGGAGGAACTGGGCCAGGTGGCCAGGGCCTTCGACGCGGTGCACGGCGAGGCTGTGCGGCTGGCGGGGGAGCAGGCTCGGCTGCGCGAGAACGTCAACTCGATGTTCGTCAACCTGTCGCGGCGCAGCCAGGAGCTGGTCGAGCGGCAGCTGTCCGTCCTGGACCGGATGGAGGCCGACGAGCAGGACCCGGACATCCTCGGCGGCCTCTTCGAACTGGACCACCTCGCCACCCGCATGCGCCGCAACAGCGAGAACCTGCTGGTGCTCTCGGGGACCGATCCGGCGCGCGAGGTGGCCGGGCCGGTCAGCGCGGACGAGATCATCGGCGCCGCGTTGTCGGAGGTCGAGCACTACCAGCGGATCGAACTGCCCGCGGCGCCGGAGCTGACCGTGCGCGCGGAGGCGGTCAGCGACCTGGTCCACGTGATCTCCGAGCTGCTGGAGAACGCCACCGCCTACTCGCCGCCCGCCACCACGGTGTCCGTGGTGAGCCTGGTGCTCGACGACGGCGGCTGGCGGATCGACATCGTGGACCGGGGCAGCGGGATGGCCGAGGCGGAGGTCCGGCGGACGAACGCGCGCCTGGCCGACCCGCCGAAGGTGGACGTCGAGGTGTCGCGCCGGATGGGGCTCTACGTGGTGGCGCGGTTGTCCAACCGGCACAACATCGACGTGCGCCTGGCGAACCGGCGCACCGGCGGCATGACCGCGACCGTGGTGGTGCCGCCGGAGCTGGTCAGCGTGTCGTCCCCGGTCTCGCTGCTGCCGCCCGAGCCGGTGGCGGTGCTGCCGTCGTTCAGCGAGCCGCCCGCCGAGATCGTGGTGGCCCGGCCGGAACCCGAGCCGCGGTACGAGCCAGAGCCAGAGCCGGAACCCGAGCCGGAACCGGAGCCCGAACCCGAGCCCCAGTTCGAGCCGTCGTGGCCCGACGAGGCCTACGACGAGCCCTACGAGCCGGACTGGCCCGCCTACGACCCCGAGCCGCCGGAGCCGCGACGCCCGATCGACCCGCCCGCCAGGGCGCCGGTGCACGAGTTCGAACCGCCGGAATGGCCCACGGAGGACGACGTCGAAGTCGAGGACGAGGCCGGTATCGACGGCCCCACCGAGCGCATGCCCGCCTACGCCGAGGTGCTCACGCGCTGGTTCCGCGACGCGGAGGGGCCAGGGGAGGAGCCGGCCGCCCGGCACCGCCGCGCGAACGCGGAGCAGGCGGTGCTCACACTGAGCCCCGACGCCGTCCGCGGCCGGATGTCCAGTCTGCAGAACGGGGTCGAGCGCGGTCGTTACGTGCGCGACCGGCAACGGGAGAAGGGACTCGAGTGA
- a CDS encoding TetR/AcrR family transcriptional regulator produces MVEQLGLRERKKQLTRRLISDTAIDLFLASGFDTVSVAEVADAAEVSKRTLFAYFPTKEDLVVHRFAHHEGENAQVVRSRTARQTPLIALRAHFLDGLLRRDPVTGLNDDPNQIALYAMVVATPSLSARLLQFYEGSERELVKELVGGDGADDLIARLAAAQIVATQRTLLMDNIRRLTNGARASDAYPDAVADARKAFKLLRSGLAEFGLG; encoded by the coding sequence GTGGTGGAACAGCTGGGTCTCCGGGAGCGCAAGAAGCAGCTGACGCGACGCCTCATCTCCGACACCGCGATCGACCTGTTCCTCGCTTCGGGGTTCGACACGGTCTCGGTGGCCGAAGTGGCCGACGCGGCGGAGGTCTCCAAGCGCACGCTGTTCGCCTACTTCCCCACCAAGGAAGACCTGGTGGTGCACCGGTTCGCCCACCACGAGGGCGAGAACGCGCAGGTGGTGCGCAGCCGCACGGCCCGGCAGACGCCGCTGATCGCCCTGCGCGCGCACTTCCTGGACGGGCTGCTCCGGCGCGACCCGGTCACCGGCCTCAACGACGACCCGAACCAGATCGCGCTGTACGCCATGGTCGTCGCGACGCCGAGCCTGTCCGCGCGGCTGCTGCAGTTCTACGAGGGCAGCGAGCGCGAGCTGGTGAAGGAACTGGTGGGCGGGGACGGCGCCGACGACCTGATCGCCCGGCTGGCCGCCGCGCAGATCGTGGCCACGCAGCGCACCCTGCTGATGGACAACATCCGCCGTCTGACGAACGGCGCTCGCGCCTCGGACGCCTACCCGGACGCGGTCGCGGACGCCCGCAAGGCGTTCAAGCTCCTGCGCAGCGGCCTGGCCGAGTTCGGCCTGGGCTAG